In Nocardia yunnanensis, one DNA window encodes the following:
- a CDS encoding glycoside hydrolase family 76 protein → MTSRTGRNIEPTAALWSERADLAEAAILSRHLRKLWALPGTQLGVVGWPATKRERAFAFWHYWWQAHLLDCAVDAANRAPTPARQRRLWSIAHAMRLRNIAGWTNNYYDDMAWLTIALERAERTQGVAEVRGALLNLEKTLLEGFEPEFGAVPWRRGSDFFNTPANGPIGIAMARLGRYSRAQELADFLDAQLRDKETGLIFDGVHLPSGEVERPVYSYCQGVVLGLETELAVHTGEARHAERAVRLVEAVEEHLSARGIVTGDGGGDGGLFNGILIRYLALAALMLPGDEPARMTARRKAAALVRASATAAWEHRLDVEGEPLFGADWRQPARLPGIAGAGGFEGGSVSASRNPERDLSVQLSGWMLMEAAHTVTAAGL, encoded by the coding sequence ATGACTTCGCGGACCGGGCGCAATATCGAGCCGACCGCAGCGCTCTGGTCGGAGCGCGCCGACCTGGCCGAAGCCGCGATTCTGTCCCGTCACCTACGCAAGCTGTGGGCATTGCCGGGCACCCAGCTCGGGGTGGTCGGCTGGCCCGCGACCAAGCGTGAGCGGGCCTTCGCCTTCTGGCACTACTGGTGGCAAGCCCACTTGCTCGACTGCGCGGTCGACGCCGCCAATCGCGCCCCGACCCCGGCCCGGCAGCGTCGGCTCTGGTCCATCGCGCATGCCATGCGGCTGCGCAATATCGCCGGCTGGACCAACAACTACTACGACGACATGGCTTGGCTGACCATCGCTTTGGAGCGCGCCGAGCGCACCCAGGGCGTCGCCGAGGTGCGCGGCGCGCTGCTCAATCTGGAGAAGACGCTGCTGGAGGGCTTCGAGCCGGAATTCGGCGCGGTGCCGTGGCGGCGCGGCTCGGATTTCTTCAACACCCCGGCGAACGGTCCGATCGGCATCGCCATGGCGCGGCTGGGCCGCTACTCCCGGGCGCAGGAGCTGGCGGATTTCCTCGATGCCCAGCTGCGCGACAAGGAGACCGGTCTGATCTTCGACGGTGTCCACCTACCCTCCGGTGAGGTGGAGCGACCCGTCTACAGCTACTGCCAGGGCGTGGTGCTCGGCCTGGAAACCGAACTGGCCGTGCACACCGGCGAAGCCCGGCACGCCGAGCGCGCGGTCCGGCTGGTCGAGGCCGTCGAGGAGCATCTGAGCGCCCGCGGCATCGTGACCGGCGACGGCGGCGGGGACGGCGGCCTGTTCAACGGCATTCTCATTCGCTATCTGGCCCTGGCCGCGCTCATGCTGCCCGGCGACGAGCCCGCGCGAATGACCGCGCGCCGCAAGGCCGCCGCCCTCGTGCGCGCCTCCGCCACCGCGGCCTGGGAGCATCGCCTGGATGTGGAGGGCGAACCACTGTTCGGCGCGGACTGGCGGCAACCCGCGCGGCTGCCCGGCATCGCGGGCGCGGGCGGGTTCGAGGGCGGTTCGGTGAGCGCGTCCCGCAACCCGGAACGCGATCTGTCGGTGCAGCTTTCGGGCTGGATGCTGATGGAGGCCGCCCACACGGTCACGGCCGCCGGGCTGTAG
- a CDS encoding TrmH family RNA methyltransferase, whose protein sequence is MSSAPTDDDALTPGPTEWGEHPHGVGPWRAEFGTEPPADPRLDPELLAHGDRRNVVDAYRYWRREAIVADIDARRHPFHVAIENFGHDANIGTVVRTANAFAAAAVHIVGRKRWNRRGAMVTDRYQHIHHHTEIGELLSFAAERGLTVVAVDNVPGSVPLETATLPRDCLLLFGQEGPGVTEAARTGALLTVSIAQFGSTRSINAGVAAGIAMHAWIRQHADLGAAW, encoded by the coding sequence GTGAGTTCCGCCCCGACCGACGACGACGCGCTGACCCCCGGTCCCACCGAATGGGGTGAGCATCCGCACGGCGTCGGCCCGTGGCGCGCGGAGTTCGGGACCGAGCCGCCCGCGGATCCCCGGCTGGATCCGGAACTGCTGGCCCACGGCGACCGCCGCAATGTGGTGGACGCCTACCGGTATTGGCGGCGCGAGGCCATCGTCGCCGATATCGACGCGCGCCGGCATCCCTTCCACGTGGCCATCGAGAACTTCGGGCACGACGCCAATATCGGCACGGTGGTGCGCACCGCGAACGCGTTCGCGGCGGCGGCCGTGCACATTGTCGGGCGCAAGCGCTGGAATCGGCGCGGCGCCATGGTGACCGACCGCTACCAGCACATTCACCATCACACCGAGATCGGCGAACTGCTGAGCTTCGCGGCGGAGCGCGGTCTGACCGTGGTGGCCGTCGACAATGTGCCCGGCTCGGTGCCGCTGGAAACCGCGACCCTGCCGCGGGATTGCCTGCTGCTGTTCGGCCAGGAGGGCCCGGGTGTCACCGAGGCGGCGAGAACGGGTGCGCTGCTGACCGTTTCGATCGCGCAATTCGGTTCGACGCGCAGCATCAACGCCGGTGTCGCCGCGGGTATCGCCATGCACGCCTGGATCCGCCAGCACGCCGACCTCGGCGCCGCGTGGTAG
- a CDS encoding DUF4190 domain-containing protein yields MTYDPPPPGWDPQSPHNPPQPVDLGKQQDAPPQDHGQSQGYGQPQSFGQPQPYGQPQDYNPQASGYGYQPGYLQSAPGYYPQTYFGGPPPDHPQAVVVLILGILSLVFCQLIGPVAWVMGSRARKEIQASGGAVGGSGMVNAGWICGIIASSLMILAVLFFVLLAVVGAFASN; encoded by the coding sequence ATGACATACGACCCCCCGCCGCCCGGCTGGGATCCGCAGTCCCCGCACAATCCGCCGCAGCCGGTGGACCTGGGCAAGCAGCAGGACGCCCCGCCGCAGGACCACGGGCAGTCCCAGGGGTACGGGCAGCCCCAGTCTTTCGGGCAGCCCCAGCCTTACGGGCAGCCGCAGGACTACAACCCGCAGGCGTCCGGCTACGGCTATCAGCCCGGATACCTGCAGTCCGCGCCGGGCTACTACCCGCAGACCTACTTCGGCGGGCCGCCGCCGGATCATCCGCAGGCCGTCGTCGTGCTGATCCTCGGCATCCTCAGCCTGGTCTTCTGCCAGTTGATCGGGCCGGTGGCGTGGGTCATGGGCAGCCGGGCGCGCAAGGAGATTCAGGCGTCGGGCGGTGCCGTCGGCGGCAGCGGCATGGTGAACGCCGGCTGGATCTGCGGCATCATCGCCTCGTCCCTGATGATCTTGGCCGTGCTGTTCTTCGTGCTGCTCGCCGTCGTCGGGGCATTCGCGTCGAACTAG
- a CDS encoding sensor histidine kinase, giving the protein MSDTSALPRPLLEPPAPQPNPGASGPWTGLRTFATAPFRARAWKEFAYLIIVFVLGCLATAYLFVMVGGSLYLSVLVIGVPVLAAVILGGRVWGRIYRVLGTVLLNAELPEPPPFTFRPGPIGWLRSAFTDRTSWRALLFLLLEAALGMVVGYLVLMVVALTALVTVSPVLWAWKDPHNVDARGVSHHSMVQFGDYYIETWPRVLAFAAIGVLGCFLLPWLFRGVCFLHRVLAAWLLTPTRRDRALTELRESRRAAVDDATATLRRLERDLHDGTQARLVGIAMALGRAEERIATGGDAEELIAQARTSSKEALTELRELVRGIHPPALDLGLGPALETLAARCAIPVELRVLLPVRPSPAIEAIAYFSVAELLTNVVKHAAANRIWVAVLPTGSDALAVSVRDNGQGGALQPADASGEAVVAGGLSGLAQRARGVDGSLFVDSPVGGPTVVTLVLPLAGPQ; this is encoded by the coding sequence ATGAGCGACACCTCCGCCCTACCCCGGCCCCTCCTGGAACCGCCCGCGCCGCAACCGAATCCGGGTGCGAGCGGACCGTGGACGGGACTGCGCACGTTCGCGACGGCTCCGTTCCGGGCGCGCGCCTGGAAGGAATTCGCCTATCTGATCATCGTTTTCGTGCTGGGATGCCTGGCCACCGCCTATCTGTTCGTGATGGTCGGCGGCAGCCTGTACCTGTCGGTGCTGGTGATCGGCGTGCCGGTGCTGGCGGCGGTGATCCTGGGCGGCAGGGTCTGGGGACGGATCTACCGGGTGCTGGGGACGGTGCTGCTGAACGCGGAACTGCCCGAGCCGCCGCCGTTCACCTTCCGTCCCGGCCCGATCGGCTGGCTGCGCAGCGCCTTCACCGATCGCACGTCCTGGCGGGCGCTGCTGTTCCTGCTGCTGGAGGCGGCGCTGGGAATGGTGGTCGGCTACCTCGTGCTGATGGTCGTGGCACTAACCGCCCTGGTGACCGTGTCTCCCGTGCTGTGGGCGTGGAAGGACCCGCACAATGTGGACGCCCGCGGCGTCTCGCATCATTCGATGGTCCAGTTCGGCGACTACTACATCGAGACCTGGCCGCGCGTACTGGCTTTCGCGGCGATCGGGGTGCTGGGCTGCTTCCTGCTGCCGTGGTTGTTCCGCGGCGTGTGCTTCCTGCATCGGGTGCTCGCGGCGTGGCTGCTCACCCCGACCCGCCGCGATCGCGCGCTGACCGAACTGCGTGAGAGCCGTCGCGCCGCGGTCGACGACGCCACCGCGACCCTGCGCCGGCTGGAACGCGATCTGCACGACGGCACCCAGGCGCGGCTGGTCGGCATCGCCATGGCGCTGGGGCGGGCCGAGGAACGAATCGCCACGGGCGGTGACGCCGAGGAGTTGATCGCGCAGGCGCGCACCAGTTCCAAGGAGGCGCTGACCGAATTGCGCGAATTGGTGCGCGGCATCCACCCGCCCGCCCTGGATCTCGGCCTGGGCCCGGCGCTCGAGACCTTGGCGGCCCGCTGCGCGATCCCGGTGGAACTGCGGGTGCTGCTGCCGGTGCGGCCCAGTCCGGCCATCGAGGCCATCGCCTACTTCTCGGTGGCGGAACTGCTCACCAATGTGGTGAAACACGCTGCGGCGAACCGGATCTGGGTGGCGGTGCTGCCCACCGGATCGGACGCGCTGGCGGTGAGCGTGCGCGACAACGGTCAGGGCGGTGCGCTGCAGCCGGCCGACGCCTCCGGTGAAGCCGTTGTGGCGGGCGGACTTTCGGGGCTCGCGCAGCGGGCGCGGGGCGTGGACGGTTCGCTGTTCGTGGACAGCCCGGTGGGCGGGCCGACGGTGGTCACGCTGGTGCTGCCGCTGGCGGGGCCCCAATGA
- a CDS encoding response regulator transcription factor, whose amino-acid sequence MSAEGEQGALRVVIAEDNAILRDGLTALLSERGFEVVAAVGDPTGLHAAVTEHAPDVAVVDVRMPPTFTDEGLLAALALRRSRPRTGVLVFSQWIETRYATELLAAGAGGVGYLLKDRVADVSDFADALRRVATGGTALDPEVVSQLMGAARQQDSLSKLTPREHEVLESMAQGLSNSAIAQALTVSERAIEKHIGNIFTKLELPPSDSHHRRVLAVLRLKG is encoded by the coding sequence ATGAGCGCGGAGGGCGAACAGGGCGCGCTGCGCGTGGTGATCGCCGAGGACAATGCGATCCTGCGGGACGGCTTGACCGCGCTGCTGTCGGAACGCGGCTTCGAGGTGGTGGCCGCCGTGGGAGATCCGACCGGTCTGCATGCCGCGGTGACCGAGCACGCGCCCGATGTGGCGGTGGTGGACGTCCGCATGCCGCCCACCTTCACCGACGAGGGCCTGCTGGCCGCCCTCGCACTGCGCCGCAGCCGGCCGCGGACCGGGGTCCTGGTGTTCTCGCAATGGATCGAAACCCGCTACGCCACCGAGCTACTGGCCGCGGGCGCGGGCGGCGTCGGCTATCTGCTCAAGGACCGGGTGGCCGATGTGTCCGATTTCGCCGATGCCCTGCGCCGCGTCGCCACCGGCGGCACGGCGCTGGATCCGGAAGTGGTGAGTCAGCTCATGGGTGCTGCCCGGCAACAGGATTCGCTGTCGAAGTTGACCCCGCGCGAACACGAAGTCCTCGAATCCATGGCCCAGGGATTGTCGAATTCGGCCATCGCGCAGGCGCTGACGGTTTCCGAGCGCGCGATCGAGAAGCATATCGGCAATATCTTCACCAAGCTCGAACTGCCGCCCTCGGACTCGCATCATCGGCGCGTGCTCGCGGTTCTACGTTTGAAAGGGTAA
- a CDS encoding Uma2 family endonuclease: MTRSSSAELLKSVEYWPNHLLTIADWALLPENNRHCRELVDGVLVVAPQPPRHQLAVWRLAAQLERALPRRVAAMARIELLIDEGSPPTVRVPDVLIVGGAAGAEHATRVRPGDVLAAVEIVSPGSRRVDRVMKFAEYAAAGIEHYWLLETEGTLRLLTHRLRDGRYVPTGEYTGQVTLELDGLTLPLDLDALTALRSPSSSGAAAGSR; the protein is encoded by the coding sequence ATGACTCGGTCGAGTTCCGCGGAATTGCTGAAATCGGTTGAATACTGGCCGAATCACCTGCTCACCATTGCCGACTGGGCACTGCTGCCCGAGAACAACCGGCACTGCCGGGAACTGGTGGACGGCGTGCTCGTGGTCGCGCCGCAACCGCCCCGGCATCAGCTCGCGGTGTGGCGGCTGGCCGCGCAATTGGAGCGCGCGCTGCCGCGGCGGGTGGCGGCCATGGCGCGCATCGAATTGCTCATCGACGAGGGCTCGCCGCCGACGGTGCGGGTGCCGGATGTGCTGATCGTGGGCGGCGCCGCCGGCGCCGAGCACGCCACCCGGGTGCGGCCCGGGGATGTGCTGGCCGCCGTCGAGATCGTCTCGCCCGGCTCGCGGCGGGTGGATCGGGTGATGAAATTCGCCGAGTACGCGGCGGCCGGCATCGAGCACTACTGGCTGCTGGAGACCGAGGGCACGCTGCGGCTGCTCACCCATCGGCTACGCGACGGCCGATACGTACCGACCGGTGAGTACACCGGACAGGTCACCCTCGAACTCGACGGACTGACCCTGCCCCTGGATCTCGACGCGCTCACCGCGCTGCGCTCACCCAGCTCCTCCGGCGCCGCGGCCGGATCCCGGTAA
- a CDS encoding purine-cytosine permease family protein produces MTIADRPKHQEAPLVLDTAPPRTLGFTDQAAFWLNLGVSLIGFSGAAVVLSPSEGVRLPLIAALLATVLGTVIGAAMVAGPAAIGARTGAPAMAVLRGLFGTRLSYVPTVANIVQCIGWGVYELTVITLGVTALTHDRVPHWIVIVAAGALSTVMAIWPLSAVRALRKYVSVAVAIALIYFTVQLLRQPVPLPKGTSWSGFWPAVDSTLAVSISFVPLAADYTRHSRTAKTAAGATVLGYSLAQVWCYLLGILAILQAGGNAEHIFDTFLGVTAGWLFFAVLVLREADQSFANIYSTAMSIQNLLPRVDRRLLAGLIGLVVTLLALPVRDFTNYQNFLVLIGSVFVPLCAVLVVDYFFGRGRQGWDLTENAPTRPLMLLPWVIGFVTYQLFNPGTLGGWKDFWIRAQDTLHVHPGWWSSASLYSFLAAAVVTALLVRFRRG; encoded by the coding sequence ATGACGATCGCCGACAGACCGAAACATCAGGAAGCGCCGCTGGTGCTCGACACCGCACCCCCGCGCACCCTGGGCTTCACGGATCAGGCGGCGTTCTGGCTCAACCTCGGCGTCAGCCTCATCGGGTTCAGCGGCGCGGCCGTGGTGCTGTCCCCCAGCGAGGGGGTGCGCCTGCCGCTGATCGCGGCGCTGCTCGCCACCGTGCTGGGCACCGTGATCGGCGCGGCCATGGTGGCCGGGCCGGCCGCCATCGGGGCCCGCACCGGCGCGCCCGCGATGGCGGTGCTGCGCGGACTGTTCGGCACCCGGCTGTCGTATGTGCCGACGGTCGCCAATATCGTGCAGTGCATCGGGTGGGGCGTGTACGAGCTCACCGTCATCACCCTCGGCGTCACGGCGCTCACCCACGATCGGGTGCCGCACTGGATCGTGATCGTCGCGGCGGGCGCGCTGTCCACGGTCATGGCCATCTGGCCGCTGTCGGCGGTGCGGGCGTTGCGCAAGTACGTGTCGGTGGCGGTGGCCATCGCCCTGATCTATTTCACGGTTCAGCTACTGCGCCAACCGGTTCCGCTACCGAAGGGCACCAGCTGGAGCGGTTTCTGGCCCGCCGTGGACTCCACCCTCGCGGTGTCGATCTCCTTCGTGCCGCTGGCCGCCGACTACACCCGGCACTCCCGCACGGCCAAGACGGCGGCCGGGGCCACCGTGCTCGGCTACTCCCTCGCGCAGGTCTGGTGCTATCTGCTGGGCATCCTGGCAATCCTGCAGGCGGGTGGCAACGCCGAACACATCTTCGACACCTTCCTCGGGGTGACGGCCGGCTGGTTGTTCTTTGCGGTCCTTGTGCTTCGTGAAGCGGATCAGTCCTTCGCCAACATCTATTCGACGGCCATGTCCATCCAGAACTTGCTGCCGCGGGTGGATCGCCGCCTGCTCGCGGGCCTGATCGGCCTGGTGGTGACGCTGCTGGCACTACCGGTGCGCGACTTCACCAACTACCAGAACTTTCTGGTGCTGATCGGCTCGGTCTTCGTGCCGCTCTGCGCGGTGCTGGTGGTGGACTACTTCTTCGGCCGCGGCCGGCAAGGCTGGGACCTCACCGAGAACGCACCCACCCGGCCACTCATGTTGCTGCCGTGGGTAATCGGCTTCGTCACCTACCAGCTGTTCAATCCGGGCACCCTCGGCGGCTGGAAGGACTTCTGGATACGGGCCCAGGACACCTTGCACGTGCATCCCGGCTGGTGGTCCTCGGCCTCGCTGTACTCCTTCCTGGCGGCCGCGGTGGTGACCGCGCTCCTGGTCCGGTTCCGGCGGGGATGA
- a CDS encoding phosphotransferase enzyme family protein, producing MTDGRVYGMGFDALVEPDWPALTSAEVAAVAGAGAVLEWRSPRPLSATARVRLPEGRAVIVKRLPRTLRDATALGEEHGFTAHLRSRRIPVPRVLGTAELGEFAYEIQEFGAGADDYAGSFSWSPYHSIADAAAAGHMLARLHDAAAGYEAPPRPPRPLQAGFTIFSSADPLAAVADRAARRPALAAFLAERDWRAEMARVHLPAYERLRPLLAELEPLWTHNDWHGTNLLWRDGTVASVIDFGLCDRTTAIHDLATAIERCAVDWISIRDGGPARVRFDQVRALLEKYQAVRNLTAAELRALPALLPLVHCEYELSEIDYFLGVIPGGNAKNAEIAYADYFLGHTTWWTESADGRDLLAALSRR from the coding sequence ATGACCGACGGCCGCGTCTACGGCATGGGGTTCGACGCGCTCGTCGAACCCGACTGGCCCGCACTGACTTCCGCCGAGGTGGCGGCGGTGGCGGGCGCGGGCGCGGTCCTCGAATGGCGCAGCCCGCGCCCGCTGTCGGCGACGGCGCGGGTGCGGCTGCCGGAGGGGCGCGCGGTCATCGTCAAACGCCTCCCCCGGACGCTGCGGGACGCGACCGCGCTCGGTGAGGAACACGGCTTCACCGCGCATCTGCGCAGCCGCAGAATCCCGGTGCCCCGGGTGCTTGGCACCGCCGAGCTCGGCGAATTCGCCTACGAAATACAGGAATTCGGCGCTGGGGCGGACGATTACGCGGGCTCCTTCTCCTGGTCGCCCTACCATTCCATCGCGGACGCGGCCGCCGCCGGACACATGCTGGCCCGCCTGCACGATGCCGCCGCCGGATACGAGGCCCCGCCCCGGCCGCCCCGGCCGTTGCAGGCCGGTTTCACCATCTTCTCGTCCGCCGATCCCCTTGCCGCCGTGGCCGATCGGGCCGCCCGGCGACCGGCGCTGGCGGCGTTCCTGGCCGAACGCGATTGGCGCGCGGAGATGGCCCGCGTCCACCTTCCGGCTTATGAGCGCCTGCGTCCCCTGCTCGCCGAGCTGGAACCGCTGTGGACGCACAACGATTGGCACGGCACCAACCTGCTGTGGCGGGACGGCACGGTCGCCTCGGTCATCGACTTCGGACTCTGCGACCGCACCACCGCGATCCACGACCTCGCCACGGCCATCGAACGCTGTGCCGTGGACTGGATTTCGATCCGCGACGGCGGGCCCGCGCGGGTGCGATTCGATCAGGTGCGGGCGTTGCTGGAGAAATACCAAGCGGTACGGAATTTGACCGCGGCCGAACTCCGGGCCCTTCCCGCACTTCTTCCCCTCGTGCATTGCGAGTACGAGCTCTCCGAGATCGACTACTTCCTCGGCGTCATCCCCGGCGGCAATGCCAAGAACGCGGAAATCGCCTACGCCGACTACTTTCTCGGACACACCACCTGGTGGACGGAATCCGCCGACGGCCGCGACCTGCTCGCCGCACTCTCCCGCAGGTAG
- a CDS encoding lysoplasmalogenase, which yields MARPLRAAFVGAAAVTVFGAVTGREKMQWAAKPLLMPLLAADVAVHGSALDRTDRRVLLGSLAAATVGDVLLIDPDDDRRLIAGASSFAVMQTGYAWLWSRRGARPRASIAVPRVAAWLGAAALMRMKAPTVALPLTAYGATLGTAATLASDPELARDAKNVAGLNIPNRDPRSRVGVGALLFTLSDGLIVLRRVFARSEKSRRVTEGVILATYAAAQYLLTDPRVHR from the coding sequence ATGGCGCGTCCGCTGCGCGCCGCGTTCGTCGGCGCGGCGGCGGTGACCGTGTTCGGCGCGGTCACCGGTCGCGAGAAAATGCAGTGGGCCGCAAAGCCTTTGCTGATGCCGCTGCTGGCCGCCGACGTGGCGGTGCACGGATCCGCGCTGGACCGCACCGATCGTCGGGTGCTGCTCGGCTCGCTGGCCGCGGCGACGGTCGGGGACGTGCTGCTCATCGATCCTGACGACGATCGCCGATTGATAGCGGGCGCTTCGTCTTTCGCGGTCATGCAGACCGGTTACGCGTGGCTGTGGTCGCGGCGCGGCGCTCGGCCACGCGCATCGATCGCGGTCCCGCGGGTGGCGGCCTGGCTCGGGGCGGCCGCACTGATGCGGATGAAGGCCCCGACGGTGGCCCTGCCGCTCACCGCCTACGGAGCGACCCTGGGCACGGCGGCGACCCTCGCCTCGGACCCGGAGCTGGCGCGGGACGCGAAAAACGTCGCGGGCCTCAACATTCCGAACCGGGATCCGCGCAGCCGGGTCGGCGTGGGTGCGCTGTTGTTCACGCTGTCGGACGGGTTGATCGTGCTGCGCCGGGTTTTCGCGCGGAGCGAGAAATCGCGCCGGGTGACCGAAGGCGTCATTCTCGCCACCTATGCCGCGGCGCAGTATCTGCTCACGGATCCGCGAGTGCATCGGTAA
- a CDS encoding beta-ketoacyl-ACP synthase 3 — MVSIAINQGHQNVAMLGIGAYRPQRLVSNAEVCEVLDSTPEWIFERTGIHNRRWISGDETLRTMAVAAGERALNNTGIDRSKIGALILCTSSWLKLTPHGAPTIAADLGMNGIPAFDLTSGCGGFGYGLGVATDMIRSGSAEYILVIGAETMTVGLDPKDRGTAMIFGDGAGAVVVGPSEENGISPTVWGSDGENAEAIAQDVDFLEFMNKAQRLQGTDPEIEPVGRMSLHMEGPKVFRWAAVTLPRALSSAIEVSGVAKEDIEIFIPHQANARINELMKKNLGLADDIPMANDIENTGNTSAASIPLAMEEMLVTGKAKGGQLALLLGFGAGLSYAGQVAVLPPAPAEPSF, encoded by the coding sequence GTGGTGAGCATTGCAATCAATCAGGGTCATCAGAATGTCGCAATGCTCGGCATCGGCGCTTACCGGCCCCAGCGCCTGGTCAGCAATGCCGAGGTGTGCGAAGTCCTCGACTCCACTCCCGAGTGGATCTTCGAGCGCACCGGCATTCACAATCGGCGCTGGATCTCCGGCGACGAGACCCTGCGCACCATGGCGGTCGCGGCGGGCGAGCGGGCGCTGAACAACACCGGCATCGACCGATCCAAGATCGGCGCGCTCATTCTGTGCACCTCCAGCTGGCTCAAGCTGACCCCGCACGGCGCGCCGACCATCGCCGCCGACCTCGGCATGAACGGCATCCCGGCCTTCGATCTCACCTCGGGCTGCGGCGGTTTCGGCTACGGCCTGGGCGTCGCCACCGACATGATCCGGTCCGGCTCGGCCGAATACATCCTGGTCATCGGGGCCGAGACGATGACCGTCGGCCTGGATCCGAAGGATCGCGGCACCGCCATGATCTTCGGTGACGGCGCGGGCGCGGTCGTGGTCGGACCCAGCGAGGAGAACGGCATCTCCCCGACCGTCTGGGGCTCCGACGGCGAGAACGCCGAGGCCATCGCGCAGGACGTCGACTTCCTCGAGTTCATGAACAAGGCGCAGCGTCTGCAGGGCACCGACCCGGAGATCGAACCGGTGGGCCGCATGTCGCTGCACATGGAGGGCCCCAAGGTCTTCCGCTGGGCCGCGGTCACCCTGCCGCGGGCGCTGTCGAGCGCCATCGAGGTGTCCGGGGTGGCGAAGGAAGACATCGAGATCTTCATTCCGCACCAGGCCAATGCCCGCATCAACGAGCTCATGAAGAAGAACCTCGGGCTTGCCGACGACATCCCGATGGCCAATGACATCGAGAACACCGGCAACACCTCGGCCGCCTCGATCCCGCTGGCCATGGAGGAGATGCTGGTGACCGGCAAGGCCAAGGGCGGTCAGCTGGCGCTGCTGCTCGGCTTCGGCGCGGGGCTGTCGTATGCGGGCCAGGTCGCGGTGCTGCCGCCCGCTCCGGCCGAACCCAGCTTCTGA
- the pyrE gene encoding orotate phosphoribosyltransferase has translation MQVTTTDRDRLAALVRDLAVVHGRVTLSSGKEADYYVDLRRATLHHEAAPLIGKLLRELVADWEFDSVGGLTMGADPVAAAVMHAPGRPIDAFVVRKAAKTHGMQRQIEGPDIVGKRVLVVEDTTTTGNSPLTAVRALRDAGAIVVGVATVVDRETGADGIIAAEGLEYRSILGLKDLALS, from the coding sequence ATGCAGGTAACGACGACCGACCGGGACAGACTCGCGGCACTGGTACGCGACCTCGCCGTGGTGCACGGCCGGGTGACCCTGTCCTCGGGCAAGGAAGCCGACTACTACGTGGACCTGCGCCGGGCCACCCTGCACCACGAGGCGGCCCCGCTGATCGGCAAGCTGCTACGCGAGCTGGTGGCGGACTGGGAGTTCGACTCGGTGGGCGGGCTCACCATGGGCGCGGATCCGGTGGCGGCCGCGGTCATGCACGCGCCGGGCCGGCCCATCGACGCCTTCGTGGTCCGCAAGGCGGCCAAGACCCACGGCATGCAGCGCCAGATCGAGGGCCCGGACATCGTGGGCAAGCGGGTGCTGGTGGTCGAGGACACCACCACGACCGGCAATTCGCCGCTGACCGCCGTGCGCGCGCTGCGCGACGCCGGCGCGATCGTGGTGGGGGTGGCGACCGTGGTGGACCGGGAGACCGGGGCCGACGGCATCATCGCGGCCGAGGGGCTGGAATACCGCTCGATCCTGGGCCTGAAGGACCTCGCGCTGAGCTGA
- a CDS encoding SDR family NAD(P)-dependent oxidoreductase, with protein MTEHSPARLPGAHRPVALVTGPTSGIGKAYATRLAALGYDLVLVARDENRLAALAHDVQVRFGARAEVLPADLGRPHDRDLVAARLADGVEFLVNNAGFGMSGEFWTQGPEALQNQLDVNVTAVVQLTRAALPAMLHAANGTVVNVASTAGLIPGRGSTYSASKAYVVSFSQGLAGGLAGTGVRVQALCPGFVRTEFHERAGIDMASLPRKLWLSVDEVVAGSLRDLERDRVISVPGMQYKAIVAIAGFIPRSLVTRLSRGLFNARGRT; from the coding sequence ATGACCGAGCATTCCCCTGCCCGCCTGCCCGGCGCTCACCGTCCGGTGGCGCTTGTCACCGGGCCGACCTCCGGCATCGGCAAGGCCTACGCCACCCGGCTCGCCGCGCTCGGCTACGACCTGGTGCTGGTGGCCCGCGACGAGAACCGGCTGGCCGCGCTGGCACACGACGTCCAGGTGCGCTTCGGCGCTCGCGCCGAGGTGCTGCCCGCCGATCTGGGCCGCCCGCACGATCGGGATCTGGTGGCCGCCCGCCTCGCCGACGGCGTCGAATTCCTGGTCAACAACGCGGGTTTCGGCATGTCGGGGGAATTCTGGACGCAGGGCCCCGAGGCCCTGCAGAACCAACTCGATGTGAACGTCACCGCCGTGGTGCAGCTGACCCGGGCGGCCCTGCCGGCCATGCTGCACGCGGCCAACGGCACCGTGGTCAATGTGGCCAGCACCGCGGGCCTGATTCCCGGACGGGGATCGACCTATTCGGCCTCCAAGGCGTACGTCGTATCCTTCTCCCAAGGGCTGGCGGGCGGGCTGGCCGGGACCGGAGTTCGGGTGCAGGCACTGTGCCCGGGATTCGTCCGCACCGAATTCCATGAGCGAGCCGGCATCGACATGGCCTCGCTACCGCGAAAGCTGTGGTTGAGCGTGGACGAGGTGGTGGCCGGTTCGCTGCGAGATCTGGAGAGAGACCGGGTGATCAGCGTGCCCGGAATGCAGTACAAAGCGATCGTCGCGATCGCCGGGTTCATCCCCCGATCCCTGGTGACCCGCCTGAGCCGGGGCCTGTTCAACGCACGCGGAAGGACATAG